Proteins from one Setaria italica strain Yugu1 chromosome V, Setaria_italica_v2.0, whole genome shotgun sequence genomic window:
- the LOC101779090 gene encoding E3 ubiquitin-protein ligase RFI2: MGAGAQEDEEETAVVAEGGGGGGEGEQVAEEEQVREGGGGEGGDEKDAAVVSCSICLDAVVAGGEERSTARLQCGHEFHLDCIGSAFNAKGIMQCPNCRKTEMGNWLYANGPRSSQDANNDEWGYDEGPYDVAQSDMATFVPLRIQWCPIGRLPALFEELEAAAPATFNDFMGPNFNSEHVAVPVPGTAHPGPYLAYLQPVPPPAPSSSHVAERTVDGTAYHDHWNPLAGPSDGRSVQTVHPIDFHHNPWAHMPHSYPQSNNNNGVAEQPVLPVGVMRVAGVDNDSQQRGSLPSFYGSGSGTPRIPSVPPMAPQFVRAHGNINDQLQQSSSLFAGSQRSGGMHPLGAGGSAVAPPDNTSFCLFPPASSGPSTMETEDGRGNQFYAWERDRLAPYPLVSVNNEGTWWSSSQQQHPHGPPEPASASRRLPGQWIGGASRLPPQENRSIDNSPFRSMHIPRM; the protein is encoded by the exons ATGGGCGCTGGCGCccaggaggatgaggaggagacgGCTGTCGTGgccgagggaggaggaggcggaggggagggggagcaggtggcggaggaggagcaggtgaGGGAGGGCGGAGGGGGCGAGGGCGGGGACGAGAAGGATGCGGCGGTGGTGTCGTGCTCGATCTGCCTCGACGCagtggtcgccggcggcgaggagaggTCCACCGCGAGGTTGCAGTGCGGCCACGAATTCCACCTCG ATTGCATTGGTTCAGCATTTAATGCCAAAGGAATTATGCAATGCCCCAATTGTCGCAAAACTGAGATGGGGAATTGGCTTTATGCAAATGGTCCGCGATCATCACAGGATGCAAACAATGATGAATGGGGCTATGATGAAGGCCCTTATGATGTCGCTCAATCAGATATGGCTACCTTTGTG CCACTTCGCATCCAGTGGTGTCCTATTGGCCGCTTACCTGCGTTGTTTGA AGAATTAGAGGCCGCAGCGCCAGCTACTT TTAATGATTTCATGGGTCCAAACTTCAACTCTGAGCATGTGGCTGTACCTGTACCTGGCACAGCTCATCCAGGTCCATATCTCGCTTACTTACAACCCGTGCCGCCACCAGCACCATCAAGCTCCCATGTAGCTGAGAGAACAGTGGATGGCACGGCATATCATGATCACTGGAACCCTCTGGCCGGACCATCAGATGGCCGATCAGTGCAGACAGTACATCCCATTGATTTCCATCATAACCCGTGGGCACACATGCCGCACTCCTATCCTCAATCCAACAACAATAATGGTGTAGCTGAGCAGCCAGTACTCCCTGTGGGGGTAATGAGGGTTGCAGGGGTTGATAATGATAGCCAACAACGAGGATCTCTCCCCTCATTTTATGGAAGCGG GTCTGGAACACCTAGGATCCCAAGTGTTCCTCCAATGGCACCACAATTCGTAAGAGCACATGGCAACATAAATGATCAACTCCAGCAGAGTTCTAGCTTATTTGCTGGGTCACAGCGATCAGGAGGCATGCATCCATTGGGAGCTGGCGGGTCTGCTGTGGCACCTCCGGATAACACCTCTTTTTGCCTGTTCCCACCGGCTTCATCGGGCCCTAGTACAATGGAGACTGAGGATGGCAGAGGAAACCAGTTCTACGCCTGGGAGAGGGACCGCCTCGCTCCTTACCCGCTGGTGTCCGTGAATAATGAAGGTACCTGGTGGAGCTCTTCACAACAACAGCACCCTCATGGCCCACCAGAGCCTGCATCTGCCTCAAGGAGGCTGCCTGGGCAGTGGATTGGTGGCGCTTCTAGGTTGCCACCACAGGAAAATAGATCGATAGACAACTCGCCATTCCGTTCAATGCACATCCCTCGGATGTAA